Part of the Labrenzia sp. PHM005 genome is shown below.
CATGATGGAGTTCCGCCAACGCTTCGATCAGGGATTTCTTAAGTGGCAGACACATCGGCAAAACTTCTGCGCGGCAGGCTTCTCAGCTTTTCGTCTGCTCCAAAAGGCCCGGACGACACCGATGCCTACCTTTACGAAGAAGACGGCGCACTTCTGATTTCAGATGGCAAGATCGTTGCCCGTGGCCCCTATGCAGACATCGCTGCCGGAACTCCCGGCGGAACAGAAGAGATCGACCACCGGCCGCATCTTCTGGTGCCAGGCTTTATCGACACGCATCTGCACTTCCCGCAAGTTCAAGTGATTGCGTCCTGGGCAGATCAGTTGCTCGACTGGCTCAACGACTACACTTTTCCGGCCGAACAGAAATTCGCGGACAAGGCCCATGGTGACCGCATCGCCAAGGGGTTTTACGACACCCTTTTGTCGAATGGCACAACGACTGCGGTTGCCTATTGTTCCAGCCACCCAAACTCGGTCGACGCCTATTTCGAAGAGGCGGACCGGCGCGGCATGCTCATGCTGGGCGGTAAAACGATGATGGACCGCAACGCACCGGAAGCCCTTTGCGATACCGCAGATAGCGCCTACTCCGACAGCAAAGCGTTGCTGGAAAAGTGGCATGGCGCAAGGCGCGCCCACTACGTCATCACACCGCGGTTTGCGATTACTTCGACACCGGAACAATTGGAAGCGGCTGGGGCGCTGTTAAAGGAATATCCGGACTGCCACCTTCAGACCCACATCAACGAAAATCACAACGAGATCGCCTTCACCAAAGAGCTCTTTCCCGATGCTGCGGATTATCTCGGGGTCTATGAGGATTTCGGTTTGTTGGGCGGAAAGACCCTGCTCGGTCACTGCATTCATATGAATGACCGGGAATTGGGCGTGATGCGTGAAACCGGTTCCGTGGCTGTGTTTTGCCCCACCTCCAATCTCTTCTTGGGCAGTGGGCTGTTCGACAAGAAACGCACAGAAGGTGCGGGCATCAAGACTGCAATTGCGACCGACATTGGCGGCGGCACCAACTACTCCATGTTGCGCACGCTAGACGAAGGCTACAAGGTCCTGCAGCTGCAACGCCAGCGCCTGCATCCGCTAGAAACCTTCTATTGGACGACGCTCGGCAATGCCGAAGCGCTTTCATTATCTGACCGGATCGGATCATTGGACCCAGGCACGGACGCCGATATAGTCGTCCTCGACGCCAAAGCGACCCGGCCAATGGCTCTGCGCATGGAAACTGCCGAAACTCTGTCGGAAGAACTGTTTGTCCTGCAAACCCTCGGGGACGACCGGTCTGTGGTGGAGGCCTATGTGGCAGGCAAAGCCTCAAAACCGGTCTGATCCCTTTCCAAATTCTCTAATACAAACAAACCACACTGGGGGTCTTGCCTCTTGGGAAAGGACTTTGTCTAATACTCTGAAGGTTCTTGTTTTGGAGGGGCAACTGTGGACACGATCTCCGAAGGTATATTGCATGATCCCTTGCCGTTTTTCATTACGGCACCAGGGCAAACCGATGGTCTTTTTATCGCTGTCGGCATATTTCTCGTCTTGGTCATGGTTGGGTTTGGGGCGCTTTATTTCACGGTTCAGGCCTGGCCGGACCGGATGGCCTCCGGATTGGGTAAAACCCAGATACAATTTGTCGGATTGCTCGGCTTCATCTCGTTGATAACATTCAACAACGCCTTTTGGGTTGCTGCACTTCTTCTAGCGGCCATCCCGATTTCCCAGATTGTTCTACCCGTTAAGATAACCTCCCGTAGGCGCGGACGAACCGGCCAAAGAAGGACCGGATAATGCTGGAACTGATTTTCAGTGCCCTGATCACAATTGTTCCCGATTACCTTTATCGCCACTACAAACAGGGCAAACGGTTCGGCCATGAGATCAACCTGTTCACGGTCTGGTATGAACTGCGTTGGGGCATCACCTCTTGTGCGGTTTTAGCGATCACCTTGTTGACAGTGATCTTCTATTTCCATCCCACCACCACCAATGTGACCTCTCTCTTCCGCACAGTCTCGATCCTGAGTGACCGGCCTGGGCGGGTAGAAGAG
Proteins encoded:
- the guaD gene encoding guanine deaminase — translated: MADTSAKLLRGRLLSFSSAPKGPDDTDAYLYEEDGALLISDGKIVARGPYADIAAGTPGGTEEIDHRPHLLVPGFIDTHLHFPQVQVIASWADQLLDWLNDYTFPAEQKFADKAHGDRIAKGFYDTLLSNGTTTAVAYCSSHPNSVDAYFEEADRRGMLMLGGKTMMDRNAPEALCDTADSAYSDSKALLEKWHGARRAHYVITPRFAITSTPEQLEAAGALLKEYPDCHLQTHINENHNEIAFTKELFPDAADYLGVYEDFGLLGGKTLLGHCIHMNDRELGVMRETGSVAVFCPTSNLFLGSGLFDKKRTEGAGIKTAIATDIGGGTNYSMLRTLDEGYKVLQLQRQRLHPLETFYWTTLGNAEALSLSDRIGSLDPGTDADIVVLDAKATRPMALRMETAETLSEELFVLQTLGDDRSVVEAYVAGKASKPV